A single region of the Rhodococcus sp. W8901 genome encodes:
- a CDS encoding acyl-CoA thioesterase, giving the protein MSAPSLVYSCEIQVRWGDSDRLGHVNNTRIVEYLQEARPLFLAEGAASVDTAPGAAVVRKMDAEFLRPITATSGTVRVTVSVVHLGTSSFTLRHVIEDADGNVCASGDALMVAFDVRAERSRPLTEPERAVLGRYLPAAAPA; this is encoded by the coding sequence GTGTCCGCTCCGTCCCTGGTCTACAGCTGCGAGATCCAGGTGCGGTGGGGTGACTCCGACAGGCTCGGACATGTCAACAACACCCGCATAGTGGAGTACCTGCAGGAGGCGCGTCCGCTCTTCCTGGCCGAGGGTGCGGCGTCCGTGGACACCGCACCCGGGGCGGCCGTCGTCCGCAAGATGGACGCCGAGTTCCTCCGTCCCATCACCGCCACCTCCGGCACGGTCCGGGTGACGGTGTCGGTGGTGCACCTGGGGACGTCGTCGTTCACCCTGCGCCACGTCATCGAGGACGCGGACGGCAACGTGTGTGCATCCGGTGACGCCCTGATGGTGGCGTTCGATGTCCGGGCCGAGCGGTCGCGACCGCTCACCGAGCCCGAGCGCGCGGTTCTGGGTCGCTACCTGCCGGCGGCGGCGCCCGCGTAG
- the ettA gene encoding energy-dependent translational throttle protein EttA: protein MAEFIYTMKKVRKAHGDKVILDDVTMSFYPGAKIGVVGPNGAGKSSILKIMAGLDQPGNGEAFLAPGASVGILMQEPHLDETKTVRENVEEGLGETMVQLKRYNEIAELMATDYSDELMEEMGTLQEKLDHANAWEIDSQLEQAMDALRCPPPDEPVTHLSGGEKRRVALCKLLLSKPDLLLLDEPTNHLDAESVLWLEQHLAAYPGAILAVTHDRYFLDHVAQWICEVDRGRLHGYEGNYSTYLEQKAARLEVQGKKDQKLQKRLKDELAWVRSGAKARQAKNKARLDRYDEMVTEAEKHRKLDFEEIQIPTPPRLGNVVVEVENLDKGFDGRLLIKDLSFTLPRNGIVGVIGPNGVGKTTLFKTIVGLEQPDSGTVKVGETVKLSYVDQNRANIDPTKNVWEVVSDGLDFIEVGQNEMPSRAYVSAFGFKGPDQQKPAGVLSGGERNRLNLALTLKEGGNLILLDEPTNDLDVETLSSLENALQEFPGCAVVISHDRWFLDRTCTHILAWEGAFGDNEAAWYWFEGNFEAYEENKVARLGADAARPHRVTHRKLTRD, encoded by the coding sequence GTGGCTGAGTTCATTTACACGATGAAAAAGGTGCGCAAGGCGCATGGCGACAAGGTCATCCTCGATGACGTCACCATGAGCTTCTACCCGGGCGCCAAGATCGGTGTGGTGGGCCCGAACGGCGCCGGTAAGTCGAGCATCCTCAAGATCATGGCCGGGCTGGACCAGCCGGGCAACGGCGAGGCCTTCCTCGCGCCCGGCGCATCGGTCGGCATCCTGATGCAGGAGCCGCACCTCGACGAGACCAAGACGGTCCGCGAGAACGTCGAGGAGGGTCTCGGCGAAACGATGGTGCAGCTCAAGCGGTACAACGAGATCGCCGAGCTGATGGCCACCGACTACTCGGACGAGCTGATGGAGGAAATGGGCACCCTTCAGGAGAAGCTCGACCATGCCAATGCGTGGGAGATCGACTCGCAGCTCGAGCAGGCGATGGACGCGCTGCGCTGCCCGCCGCCGGACGAGCCCGTCACCCACCTCTCGGGTGGTGAGAAGCGCCGCGTCGCGCTGTGCAAGCTGCTGCTGAGCAAGCCCGACCTGCTGCTCCTCGACGAGCCCACCAACCACCTCGACGCCGAGTCGGTCCTGTGGCTCGAGCAGCACCTGGCCGCCTACCCCGGCGCCATCCTGGCGGTCACCCACGATCGCTACTTCCTCGATCACGTCGCGCAGTGGATCTGTGAGGTCGACCGCGGACGCCTGCACGGTTACGAGGGCAACTACTCCACCTACCTGGAGCAGAAGGCCGCCCGTCTCGAGGTCCAGGGCAAGAAGGACCAGAAGCTGCAGAAGCGCCTCAAGGACGAGCTCGCGTGGGTCCGCTCGGGCGCCAAGGCCCGTCAGGCGAAGAACAAGGCGCGCCTCGACCGCTACGACGAGATGGTCACGGAGGCCGAGAAGCACCGCAAGCTGGACTTCGAGGAGATCCAGATCCCGACCCCGCCGCGCCTCGGCAACGTGGTGGTCGAGGTCGAGAACCTCGACAAGGGCTTCGACGGCCGTCTGCTCATCAAGGACCTCTCGTTCACGCTGCCGCGCAACGGCATCGTCGGTGTAATCGGCCCCAACGGCGTCGGCAAGACCACGCTGTTCAAGACCATCGTCGGGCTCGAGCAGCCGGATTCCGGCACCGTGAAGGTCGGCGAGACGGTCAAGCTCAGCTACGTCGACCAGAATCGCGCCAACATCGACCCGACGAAGAACGTGTGGGAGGTCGTCTCCGACGGACTCGACTTCATCGAGGTCGGCCAGAACGAGATGCCGTCGCGTGCCTACGTCAGCGCGTTCGGTTTCAAGGGCCCGGACCAGCAGAAGCCGGCGGGCGTGCTCTCCGGTGGTGAGCGCAACCGCCTGAACCTGGCGCTGACCCTCAAGGAGGGCGGCAACCTGATCCTGCTCGACGAGCCGACCAACGACCTCGACGTCGAGACCCTGAGCTCGCTCGAGAACGCGCTGCAGGAGTTCCCCGGCTGTGCCGTCGTGATCTCCCACGACCGTTGGTTCCTGGACCGGACCTGCACGCACATCCTGGCGTGGGAAGGTGCCTTCGGCGACAACGAGGCCGCCTGGTACTGGTTCGAGGGCAACTTCGAGGCATACGAGGAGAACAAGGTTGCGCGCCTCGGCGCCGACGCGGCCCGTCCGCATCGCGTCACGCACCGCAAGCTCACCCGGGACTGA
- a CDS encoding alpha/beta hydrolase family protein encodes MGCRTRGKPGRTLALLAVVAAVTFAPTTASAGGLPAGQEPGSVQTVEALPPELGLPGTSAAYRITYSTRDAAGHPAPSSGVVFVPAGAAPAGGWPVLSWAHGTVGLGDACAPSRNPRSARDANYLGHWLSQGYAIVATDYIGLGTPGVHPYLEGDSEATAVIDMVRAGRAVVPELSSRWMAIGQSQGGHAALFTANQATRYAPELDYRGAVTTGAPSNLENVFPFGGPWIPDLGLDGLTVFTSYILAGMRATMPEADVNSYLTPAGREIVDAAENLCYEAQAEKVKGISVGALLSRPLGDPEFRAALTEYLAVPTTGYDRSLFIAQGLLDTVVPAPLSFKLIADLRLAGVDATYMTYPTNHDGTMAASLPDSTPFVRQRL; translated from the coding sequence ATGGGCTGCAGGACACGGGGGAAGCCAGGCCGAACGTTGGCGTTGCTCGCGGTGGTGGCCGCGGTGACGTTTGCTCCGACCACAGCATCCGCCGGCGGTCTGCCCGCCGGACAGGAGCCTGGGAGCGTGCAGACGGTGGAGGCGCTGCCGCCCGAGCTCGGGCTGCCCGGCACCTCGGCCGCCTACCGGATCACCTACTCGACGCGGGACGCCGCGGGGCATCCCGCGCCGAGTTCCGGGGTGGTCTTCGTGCCGGCGGGTGCGGCACCGGCGGGCGGCTGGCCGGTGCTCTCGTGGGCGCACGGCACCGTCGGTCTGGGGGACGCGTGCGCGCCGTCGCGGAATCCGCGGTCGGCCCGCGACGCGAACTATCTGGGGCATTGGCTCTCCCAGGGGTATGCGATCGTCGCCACGGACTACATCGGGCTCGGCACGCCCGGTGTGCACCCGTACCTCGAGGGCGACTCCGAGGCGACCGCCGTGATCGACATGGTCCGCGCCGGCCGCGCGGTGGTGCCCGAACTGTCGTCGCGGTGGATGGCGATCGGTCAGTCCCAGGGCGGCCACGCCGCACTGTTCACCGCGAACCAGGCGACCCGCTACGCGCCCGAACTCGACTACCGAGGCGCGGTCACCACGGGTGCGCCGTCGAACCTCGAGAATGTCTTCCCGTTCGGCGGGCCGTGGATCCCGGATCTCGGGCTCGACGGGCTGACGGTGTTCACGAGCTACATCCTCGCCGGTATGCGCGCGACCATGCCGGAGGCCGACGTGAACAGCTACCTGACTCCGGCGGGACGAGAGATCGTGGATGCTGCCGAGAACCTCTGCTACGAGGCGCAGGCCGAGAAGGTGAAGGGAATATCCGTCGGAGCACTGCTGAGCCGTCCCCTCGGCGACCCCGAGTTCCGGGCGGCCCTCACCGAGTATCTCGCGGTACCGACCACCGGGTACGACCGATCACTGTTCATCGCGCAGGGCCTGCTCGACACGGTGGTCCCGGCACCGCTGTCGTTCAAGCTCATCGCCGATCTGCGACTCGCCGGTGTCGACGCGACGTACATGACCTACCCGACCAACCACGACGGGACGATGGCTGCGTCGCTGCCCGATTCGACGCCGTTCGTGCGCCAGCGGCTCTGA
- the ssb gene encoding single-stranded DNA-binding protein: protein MYETHGTVVGTVITDPVKRETASGEEVMSFRMASNVRRRDRETGEWTDGGTLYLTVSCWRRLVQGVGASLMKGDPIIAHGELRTNEYKTRDGEPRSDLEMRATSIGPDLARCTAKLDRSWRSRGPAGSGGADESTAQPDEAEEVPDDGQRDVDDAVPALAG from the coding sequence ATGTACGAGACACACGGCACGGTGGTGGGCACCGTGATCACCGACCCGGTCAAGCGGGAGACCGCGTCCGGTGAAGAGGTCATGAGCTTCCGGATGGCGAGCAACGTTCGCCGGCGTGACCGCGAGACGGGGGAATGGACCGACGGCGGGACGCTGTACTTGACGGTGAGCTGCTGGCGCAGGCTCGTGCAGGGGGTGGGGGCATCGCTCATGAAGGGCGACCCGATCATCGCGCACGGCGAGCTGCGCACCAACGAGTACAAGACGCGGGACGGGGAGCCGCGCTCCGACCTCGAGATGCGCGCCACCTCGATCGGACCGGACCTGGCCCGCTGCACCGCCAAGCTCGACCGGTCGTGGCGCTCGCGCGGTCCGGCAGGGTCCGGCGGGGCCGACGAGTCGACCGCGCAGCCCGACGAGGCGGAGGAGGTCCCGGACGACGGGCAGCGCGACGTCGACGATGCGGTACCCGCGCTCGCCGGATAG
- a CDS encoding cytochrome c oxidase assembly protein, producing MATPLREQSDHAPVSHPRAGSSVIYAVSGVLAGVVAALVVALSASQALVLMGIPDPGPFTTYGLPALRAASEVAAVIAVGSLLFAAFMVPPQKSGVLDVDGYRAVRTASAAAFVWALCSAILVPLTLSDTSGQPFSEAVKPANLFSAIGQVETAVAWQWTAILAVVLAVLSRIVLRWSWTPFLLALSVATMMPLALTGHSSSGGSHDVATNSLIWHLVGAAFWAGGLFALLAHARRRGAYTDVAARRFSFVATICFVAMALSGVINALVRLPIDDLFTTTYGRLIVAKVVALVLLGVFGWMQRRRALPALAADPESRGALIRFAGAEALVFAATIGIAVGLGRTPPPPPASLPTLTEVEIGYNLDGPPTFARFVLDWRFDLVFGTAAIILAVLYIVGLRTLRKRGDSWPVGRTIAWMCGCAVLLIGTSSGVGRYAPAMFSVHMGAHMALSMLAPVLLVLGGPFTLALRAMRPAGKDGVPGPREWLLAFLHSPISRFLTQPIIASVLFVGGFYALYLGGIFGANVDSHTAHLLMNVHFILSGYLFYWVVIGVDPSPRQLQPITKLAMVFGSLPFHAFFGIALMSMGEVMGATFYRSLGLGWNADLLKDQQLGGSIAWATGEVPLVLVMLALLVQWSRSDQKTAKRVDRAADRDDDADLAAHNAMFAELARRDREAGL from the coding sequence ATGGCAACACCCCTGCGCGAGCAGTCCGACCACGCTCCCGTCAGTCACCCCCGAGCAGGATCCAGCGTCATCTACGCGGTCAGCGGTGTCCTCGCCGGGGTCGTCGCCGCGCTGGTCGTGGCGCTGTCCGCGTCCCAGGCGCTGGTATTGATGGGCATCCCCGACCCGGGACCGTTCACCACGTACGGCCTACCCGCGCTGCGCGCGGCCAGCGAGGTCGCCGCCGTCATCGCGGTCGGATCGCTGCTGTTCGCGGCGTTCATGGTGCCGCCCCAGAAGTCGGGCGTCCTCGACGTCGACGGCTACCGCGCGGTCCGGACCGCCTCGGCCGCGGCATTCGTGTGGGCGCTGTGCTCCGCGATCCTGGTGCCGCTGACCCTGTCGGACACGTCGGGCCAGCCGTTCTCGGAGGCGGTGAAGCCGGCCAACCTGTTCTCCGCGATCGGGCAGGTCGAGACCGCCGTCGCGTGGCAGTGGACCGCGATCCTCGCCGTCGTGCTGGCGGTGCTGTCGCGGATCGTGCTGCGCTGGTCGTGGACGCCCTTCCTGTTGGCGCTCAGCGTCGCGACGATGATGCCGCTGGCACTCACCGGACACTCGTCGTCCGGCGGTTCGCACGACGTCGCGACCAACAGCCTGATCTGGCACCTCGTCGGGGCGGCGTTCTGGGCCGGCGGCCTGTTCGCGCTCCTCGCGCACGCCCGTCGTCGCGGGGCCTACACCGACGTCGCGGCGCGCCGGTTCTCCTTCGTGGCGACCATCTGCTTCGTCGCGATGGCACTGAGCGGTGTGATCAACGCGCTCGTGCGTCTGCCCATCGACGACCTGTTCACCACCACGTACGGCCGCCTCATCGTCGCCAAGGTCGTCGCGCTGGTCCTGCTCGGCGTGTTCGGGTGGATGCAGCGACGACGGGCCCTGCCGGCGCTCGCCGCCGACCCGGAATCCCGCGGCGCGCTGATCCGGTTCGCGGGCGCCGAGGCACTCGTGTTCGCCGCGACGATCGGCATCGCGGTCGGCCTGGGCCGCACCCCGCCGCCGCCCCCGGCCTCTCTGCCGACGCTCACCGAGGTGGAGATCGGCTACAACCTCGACGGTCCGCCGACCTTCGCGCGATTCGTCCTGGACTGGCGCTTCGACCTGGTCTTCGGCACCGCCGCGATCATCCTCGCGGTGCTCTACATCGTCGGGCTGCGCACGCTGCGCAAGCGCGGCGACAGCTGGCCCGTCGGTCGCACGATCGCGTGGATGTGCGGCTGCGCCGTGCTGCTGATCGGGACCTCGTCCGGTGTCGGGCGGTACGCCCCCGCGATGTTCAGCGTCCACATGGGCGCGCACATGGCACTGTCGATGCTCGCGCCCGTCCTGCTGGTGCTCGGTGGCCCGTTCACCCTCGCGCTGCGGGCGATGCGACCGGCCGGCAAGGACGGCGTGCCGGGGCCCCGGGAGTGGCTGCTCGCGTTCCTGCACAGCCCGATCTCGCGGTTCCTCACCCAGCCGATCATCGCGTCGGTGCTGTTCGTCGGCGGCTTCTACGCGCTGTACCTCGGTGGCATCTTCGGTGCGAACGTCGACAGCCACACCGCGCACCTGCTGATGAACGTGCACTTCATCCTCAGCGGGTACCTGTTCTACTGGGTCGTCATCGGCGTCGATCCGTCGCCGCGGCAGCTGCAGCCCATCACCAAGCTGGCGATGGTGTTCGGATCGCTACCGTTCCACGCGTTCTTCGGCATCGCACTGATGAGCATGGGCGAGGTCATGGGTGCGACGTTCTACCGCTCGCTGGGTCTCGGCTGGAACGCCGACCTGCTCAAGGATCAGCAGCTGGGCGGTTCCATCGCGTGGGCCACCGGCGAGGTCCCGCTGGTGCTCGTCATGCTCGCGCTGCTGGTGCAGTGGTCGCGCAGCGATCAGAAGACCGCCAAGCGCGTCGACCGGGCCGCCGACCGCGACGATGACGCCGACCTGGCCGCGCACAACGCGATGTTCGCCGAATTGGCCCGCCGTGACCGGGAGGCCGGTCTGTAG
- a CDS encoding vWA domain-containing protein: MTGSAALLRGIDLAAFAVALVTRARRAGVDVSASGAARFTEALRVLPPTDRRRLYWTARVSLVGRHSDIDRFDAVFAAVFDDAVLALDPAARASASNTSRTRADGRSGDGRASAGPRRRAAPPWATLDDAAIPVPDRSADDGATAVTLRLPSPLEAIADEPFGQLRDDDLRLLGRWLEQTEPNWPRRPSRRREPHRHGRVDLRATIRRARGTGFEPVRLVRCRPRERPRRIVLLCDVSRSMHGYADVYVHLMRAAVVRGNAEVFAFSTHLTRLTPVLAHRSADVAVARASERVVDRFGGTHIAGSLAALLSSPHGSALRGAVVIVASDGWDSDEPADLARAVARIRRRAHRVVWLNPRAAAPGFEPAAGPMAAALPHCDHFLSAHTIATLGEMLTTVARSAGVARARDSGEG; this comes from the coding sequence GTGACCGGGTCGGCGGCACTGCTGCGCGGCATCGATCTGGCCGCGTTCGCCGTCGCGCTCGTCACCCGCGCCCGCCGCGCCGGCGTCGACGTTTCGGCGAGCGGCGCCGCCCGGTTCACCGAGGCGCTGCGGGTGCTGCCGCCCACCGACCGGCGCCGGCTGTACTGGACCGCACGGGTCAGCCTGGTCGGCCGGCACAGCGACATCGACCGGTTCGACGCGGTGTTCGCGGCGGTGTTCGACGACGCGGTACTCGCGCTCGACCCGGCCGCGCGGGCGTCGGCCTCGAACACGAGCCGGACACGCGCCGACGGAAGGTCCGGCGACGGGCGAGCGTCGGCCGGGCCCCGACGGCGTGCCGCGCCGCCGTGGGCGACCCTCGACGACGCCGCCATCCCGGTGCCGGATCGGAGCGCGGACGACGGGGCGACAGCGGTGACGCTGCGGCTGCCGAGCCCGCTCGAGGCGATCGCCGACGAACCGTTCGGACAGCTGCGCGACGACGATCTGCGACTGCTGGGGCGTTGGCTCGAACAGACCGAGCCGAACTGGCCCCGCCGGCCGAGCCGCCGCCGCGAACCGCACCGGCACGGCCGGGTCGATCTGCGCGCCACGATCCGCCGGGCCCGCGGCACCGGCTTCGAGCCCGTCCGCCTGGTCCGGTGCCGACCGCGCGAGCGACCCAGGCGGATCGTCCTGCTGTGCGACGTGAGCCGATCGATGCACGGCTACGCCGATGTGTACGTGCACCTGATGCGGGCCGCGGTGGTGCGGGGCAACGCGGAGGTGTTCGCGTTCTCTACCCACCTGACCCGGCTGACGCCCGTCCTCGCGCACCGCAGCGCGGACGTGGCCGTCGCGCGTGCCAGCGAGCGCGTCGTCGACAGGTTCGGGGGAACACACATCGCCGGCAGCCTCGCGGCACTGTTGTCCTCGCCACACGGAAGTGCGCTGCGCGGTGCCGTCGTGATCGTCGCGTCGGACGGCTGGGACAGCGACGAGCCTGCCGATCTGGCCCGGGCCGTCGCCCGGATCCGGCGGCGGGCCCACCGGGTGGTGTGGCTCAATCCTCGTGCGGCGGCACCAGGATTCGAGCCGGCCGCAGGCCCGATGGCGGCGGCGTTGCCACATTGCGACCACTTCCTCTCGGCGCACACGATCGCCACGCTCGGGGAAATGCTGACGACCGTCGCCCGGAGCGCCGGAGTCGCGCGCGCCCGCGACTCGGGTGAGGGGTAA
- a CDS encoding SRPBCC family protein has product MKIADEFTVDAPIDQAWEVLTDLEGIAPLLPGATMTGRDGDDYLGTVKIKVGPVTSEFAGRASFASKDEQSHTAVIDARGREKRGSGNAAATITARLHDDGGATRVTVDTDMKIVGKLAQFGSGMIAQVSEKLMGQFAASLEDKLASGSAEPAAPNDVVPMPVGSAAPPEVQPIDLIELAGGSTARRALPWIVAVVAAVVVFTILRSRRT; this is encoded by the coding sequence ATGAAGATCGCAGACGAGTTCACCGTCGATGCACCGATCGACCAGGCGTGGGAGGTCCTCACCGATCTCGAGGGCATCGCGCCGCTGCTGCCCGGCGCGACGATGACCGGACGGGACGGCGACGACTACCTGGGCACCGTGAAGATCAAGGTCGGTCCGGTGACGAGCGAGTTCGCCGGGCGGGCGTCGTTCGCCTCGAAGGACGAGCAGTCGCACACCGCGGTGATCGATGCGCGCGGCCGGGAGAAGCGCGGCAGCGGCAACGCGGCGGCGACGATCACCGCCCGCCTCCACGACGACGGCGGCGCCACCCGCGTCACCGTCGACACCGACATGAAGATCGTCGGCAAGCTGGCCCAGTTCGGCAGCGGCATGATCGCGCAGGTGTCGGAGAAGCTGATGGGGCAGTTCGCGGCGTCGCTCGAGGACAAGCTCGCGTCCGGCAGCGCGGAGCCGGCCGCCCCGAACGACGTCGTGCCGATGCCGGTCGGTTCGGCAGCGCCACCGGAGGTGCAGCCCATCGACCTGATCGAGCTGGCCGGCGGATCGACGGCCCGGCGCGCGCTGCCGTGGATCGTCGCGGTCGTCGCAGCCGTCGTGGTCTTCACGATCCTGCGATCACGACGGACGTGA
- a CDS encoding AAA family ATPase — translation MIAAAAPGFADIEDLTRRFDAQDYLLDEGTATALYLALRLGRPLLLEGEPGVGKTTAAKALAAALGTPLVRLQCYEGLGADEALYDWNYQRQLLAVRLSEAHGERLQEADLFTEQFLQERPILRCVRHRGPLPPVLLIDEIDRADDEFEALLLEFLGESSVTVPELGTFVAEQPPTVVLTSNRSRDLHDALRRRCLYHWIDYPAPARAAAILRRTVPGADTALIADVTDFVATARSLDLDKAPGIAEAIDWVSALAALGAADLAPTAALASLGAIAKTPDDRVALAEAVGEYVAGRTTQ, via the coding sequence GTGATCGCTGCAGCCGCCCCCGGATTCGCGGACATCGAGGATCTGACGCGGCGGTTCGACGCGCAGGACTACCTGCTCGACGAGGGCACGGCGACGGCGCTGTACCTTGCGCTGCGCCTGGGTCGACCGCTGCTGCTCGAGGGTGAGCCGGGGGTCGGTAAGACGACGGCGGCCAAGGCGCTCGCCGCCGCGCTGGGCACCCCGCTGGTGCGGCTCCAGTGCTACGAGGGTCTCGGTGCCGACGAGGCCCTGTACGACTGGAATTACCAGCGCCAGTTGCTCGCGGTGCGGCTGTCGGAGGCGCACGGGGAGCGACTGCAGGAGGCGGACCTGTTCACCGAGCAGTTCCTGCAGGAGCGTCCGATCCTGCGGTGCGTCCGACACCGCGGTCCGCTCCCGCCGGTCCTGCTGATCGACGAGATCGACCGTGCCGACGACGAATTCGAGGCGCTGCTGCTCGAGTTTCTCGGCGAATCCTCGGTCACCGTCCCCGAACTGGGTACGTTCGTCGCCGAGCAGCCGCCCACCGTGGTCCTGACGTCCAACCGCAGTCGAGACCTGCACGACGCGCTGCGCCGCCGTTGTCTCTATCACTGGATCGACTACCCGGCGCCCGCGCGGGCGGCAGCGATCCTGCGCCGCACCGTGCCGGGCGCCGACACCGCCCTGATCGCCGACGTCACCGATTTCGTGGCAACGGCCCGGTCCCTCGACCTCGACAAGGCGCCCGGGATCGCGGAGGCCATCGACTGGGTGTCCGCGCTCGCGGCGCTCGGGGCGGCCGACCTGGCGCCGACCGCCGCCCTCGCGAGTCTCGGGGCGATCGCGAAGACTCCCGACGACCGCGTCGCGCTGGCCGAGGCGGTCGGCGAGTACGTGGCCGGCCGGACAACCCAGTAA
- a CDS encoding nucleotidyltransferase family protein, with amino-acid sequence MFVTGLVLAAGGSRRLGRPKQLLPYRGATLLDATLAVARACRFQQLLVTVPGSADAIEDLVDLRGCTIVHCPDSGSGCSASVKAALTEVEPLASGIVLMLGDQPGVTPATVRALVAQGRLENLGMCRYSDGPGHPLWLGRSVFGDIAELYGDKAVWKLFDREAADTFEIPAEGRIPLDVDTWDGYRALLDQDRDAS; translated from the coding sequence ATGTTCGTGACCGGACTCGTCCTGGCGGCCGGCGGGTCGCGGCGTCTGGGGCGGCCGAAGCAACTGCTGCCGTACCGCGGCGCGACGCTGCTCGACGCCACTCTCGCCGTCGCGCGCGCGTGCCGGTTCCAGCAGTTGCTGGTGACCGTGCCCGGCTCGGCGGACGCGATCGAGGACCTCGTCGACCTGCGCGGCTGCACGATCGTGCACTGCCCCGACTCGGGCAGTGGATGCTCGGCATCGGTGAAGGCGGCCCTGACGGAGGTCGAGCCGCTGGCGTCCGGGATCGTGCTGATGCTCGGCGATCAGCCCGGTGTCACGCCGGCGACCGTGCGCGCGCTGGTGGCGCAGGGGCGGCTCGAGAACCTCGGCATGTGCCGCTACTCCGACGGCCCGGGACATCCACTGTGGTTGGGGCGCAGCGTGTTCGGTGACATCGCCGAGCTGTACGGCGACAAGGCCGTGTGGAAGCTCTTCGACCGGGAAGCTGCCGACACGTTCGAGATCCCGGCCGAGGGCCGGATCCCGCTCGACGTCGACACGTGGGACGGCTACCGCGCACTGCTCGACCAGGACCGGGACGCGTCGTGA
- a CDS encoding XdhC family protein produces MDLSARAAQLTGERRPFVRATVVRAQQPTSASPGDRAIVLGDGTIEGFVGGHCAQNSVRGAAADVLESGESLLLRILPDGGVDYPEAPGASVVVNPCLSGGAMEIFLEPCLPAPIVRVVGATPVADAVADLAGRLGLDVRRGAEPVEDETAVIVASLGGDEPTAIREALDAGAGYIGLVAGRVRGAAVVAELDLDPEQRAVVHTPAGLPIGARTAGEIALSILAELVRAIRVEQLPIGSRYEAEETVAGEIGAALTVIDPVCGMTVTVVDDTPHLQIDGEDYWFCAPGCRRTYEKERARCS; encoded by the coding sequence ATGGACCTGAGTGCGCGCGCCGCGCAGCTGACGGGCGAGCGGCGTCCGTTCGTGCGCGCGACGGTGGTCCGCGCGCAGCAGCCGACGTCGGCGTCGCCGGGTGACCGTGCGATCGTGTTGGGGGACGGCACGATCGAGGGCTTCGTCGGCGGGCACTGCGCCCAGAACTCGGTGCGCGGTGCGGCGGCCGACGTCCTCGAATCGGGCGAGAGCCTGCTGCTGCGGATCCTGCCCGACGGCGGGGTCGACTACCCGGAGGCGCCCGGCGCGAGTGTCGTCGTCAATCCGTGTCTGTCCGGTGGCGCGATGGAGATCTTCCTCGAGCCGTGCCTGCCCGCCCCGATCGTGCGGGTGGTCGGCGCGACACCGGTGGCCGACGCCGTCGCGGACCTGGCCGGCCGCCTCGGCCTGGACGTCCGACGCGGTGCCGAGCCCGTCGAGGACGAGACCGCAGTGATCGTGGCGAGCCTCGGCGGGGACGAGCCGACGGCGATCCGGGAGGCGCTCGACGCCGGTGCCGGGTACATCGGGCTCGTTGCCGGCCGGGTGCGGGGCGCCGCGGTCGTCGCCGAACTGGACCTGGATCCCGAGCAACGTGCCGTCGTGCACACGCCCGCGGGGCTGCCGATCGGTGCCCGCACTGCCGGCGAGATCGCACTGTCGATTCTCGCCGAGCTGGTGCGGGCGATCCGCGTCGAGCAGCTTCCCATCGGAAGTCGTTACGAGGCAGAGGAGACGGTCGCGGGGGAGATCGGGGCCGCGTTGACCGTGATCGACCCGGTGTGCGGCATGACCGTCACCGTCGTCGACGACACGCCGCACCTGCAGATCGACGGCGAGGACTACTGGTTCTGTGCGCCCGGCTGCCGCCGCACCTATGAGAAGGAGCGTGCGCGATGTTCGTGA